A region from the Aegilops tauschii subsp. strangulata cultivar AL8/78 chromosome 5, Aet v6.0, whole genome shotgun sequence genome encodes:
- the LOC109780698 gene encoding phytosulfokines 2 codes for MTRRCSPPLAALALLLLLCFSYGVAAARPLPANTAPHQGIGVAGAKAADAAATDGLVALKEEGGKARNGGEAVSPPEATAEGVTAGEMEVEVEEEACEEGKEGEECMQRRLLHDAHLDYIYTQHKGRP; via the exons ATGACGAGACGCTGCTCGCCGCCGCTGGCTGCTCTTGCCCTGCTtctcctcctctgcttctcctACGGCGTGGCGGCCGCTcgccccctccccgccaacacTGCTCCTCACCAAG GCATCGGTGTGGCCGGAGCAAAGGCGGCAGATGCTGCAGCAACGGACGGCCTAGTGGCGCTCAAGGAGGAAGGTGGCAAGGCCCGCAATGGCGGCGAGGCGGTGTCACCGCCTGAGGCGACGGCGGAAGGCGTGACGGCAGGGGAgatggaggtggaggtggaggaggaggcgtgcgaggaggggaaggagggggaggagtgCATGCAGAGGAGGCTGCTCCACGACGCGCACCTGGACTACATCTACACGCAGCACAAGGGCAGGCCATGA